GGCCGCCCCGGCCGGCACGAATCGACCCGGACGCAACCTCGGAGGCCTGACCGCCGTCGAAGTGCAGACGACGACCGACGTCGGCGACCTGGTGGTCGAACCCGTGATCGAGGGCTTCGTGCCGGCACCCGGCGACACCCTGCGCCGGACCACGCTCCTGCGCTGGAACGCCGTGCCCGACGCCGCGGCCTACGAGGTCCTCGTCCGCCGCGGCACCGACCTCGTGAGTGCCATCGGTGTGGCCGAACGCCCCGAGATCGGCTTCGACAGCCCGAACGAGCCGTTCGACACCGACGCCCTGTTCCGGCTCGAGATCCGGGCCCGGGATGCGTCGGGCCAGGAGCTGTCGCGCACCGACCGTCCGGTCCTCTACCGCTGGGTCGCGGGCGATCCCGCCTCCCGCTGAATCGTTCCCGCGACCTGTAACCCCCCCAAGGGGTGGCACGTTCGCTACGGGTGAAACGGCGTATGGACCGGAAGACCTTCGAGAGCCTGCTCCGCGAGCACCGCGACGCCGTCTACGGCACGGCCCGCTACCTGGTGCGCAACGCGGACGACGCCGAGGACGTGGTCCAGGAGACCTTCGTCCGGCTCTGGAGGACGGGAGACGAGGTCCGGCCCGACAGCGTGCGCAGTTGGCTGTTGCGCGTCTGCCGGAACCTGAGCCTCGACACCCTCCGCCGCCGCAAGGTGCGCGAGGGGGCCCGGGCCAGCGCCGACCAGGTTTCGGAGCGCGGTCGGCTCGGGATCGAGGTCGCCGAGGACGACGGGCGGGAACGATCCCTCGAGGTTTCGGATCTCGGATCGGGCGCGCTCCACACCGAAACGGTTCTCGACGTGCAGCGCATGGTCGAGGCCATGGAGGAGCTGAAGGAACCCCAGCGCTCGATCATCCTCCTGCGGGAAGTCCAGGACTGCACCTACGAGGAGATCGCCGAAGCGCTGGACCTGTCGTTGAGCGCGGTGAAGGTCTACCTGCACCGGGCTCGCAAGAAGATCCGCCGCCACTTCGAGGGCGGCACCACCGAGGCCACGTCATGAGCGACGACCGCGAACAGCACGCCCCCCGGCCGACCGAAGCCGAGCTGCGCGCCGTCGAGCGCTGGGCCGACGCCGTCGACGCCGCCGCGCGCGCCGAACTCGACGCCGACGCCCTGGCCGAACTCGAGCGCGAGGCCGAACACGACGCCTGGCTGCGCGAGGCCCTGGCCGATGCCCGGGCCGTCCGCGCGCGCGTTCGAGATCTGCCCCGATTCGAGGCCCCCGCCGACCTCGACGCCCGGATCCTGGCCGCCGTCGACCGCGAGCACCGCCCGCGCCGTGCGCGCGGACCGGCCCCGCGCGCCACGCTGCGCTGGATCGCCACCGCCGCCGTGGCCGCCGCCGCGGCCTTCGTGCTCTTCGTCGGGCCAACACCCTGGCGGTCGGCCCCGAACACCTTCGTCGCCGCCGACGGCACCGTCTTCACCGAGGACGAGGTCCGCGCGGCGGCCGAACAGGTCGAGACGGCCATGGCCGTGCTCAACGGCGAACTCGACCGCACGTCGTCGATCGTCGGCCGCGAGATGAAGACCGAACTGCGCGACCACGTAGCCGATCCCGTGCGCCGCAGCTTCGGCCAGACCGTCGATTCGATCCCCTTCCTGCGCGATCCGGCGCGGGACGACCAGCACTCCGGACTGCGCTTCCCGCCCACCGGCGAACGCCCGCTCCGTTCCCACGCTCGACCGGGTGCACTCCACGGAGAAAGGACATGAGAGCCATGTTCGGACGGACCTTCATCAGCCTGTGCGCGGCAGCCGCACTGCTGCTCGCGGGCGTCGGAAGCGCCCAGGCCCAGCGCGGCCTGAGCCAGGAGGAGCTCGAGCGCCAGCCCGGCTTCGTCGACTTCGGCGACATCTGGGAGTGGAGCGACGGCGACGAAGAGGTCGAGATCCATCTGACCCAGCCGCTGCTCGGCGTGGCCGGATCGTTCATGCGCGGCGAGGACCCCGAACTCGCCGACCTGATCCTCGACCTGGACCTCGTGC
The window above is part of the Candidatus Krumholzibacteriia bacterium genome. Proteins encoded here:
- a CDS encoding RNA polymerase sigma factor, yielding MDRKTFESLLREHRDAVYGTARYLVRNADDAEDVVQETFVRLWRTGDEVRPDSVRSWLLRVCRNLSLDTLRRRKVREGARASADQVSERGRLGIEVAEDDGRERSLEVSDLGSGALHTETVLDVQRMVEAMEELKEPQRSIILLREVQDCTYEEIAEALDLSLSAVKVYLHRARKKIRRHFEGGTTEATS